One Dictyoglomus turgidum DSM 6724 DNA window includes the following coding sequences:
- a CDS encoding acyl-CoA--6-aminopenicillanic acid acyl-transferase: MKRIFLLLLVLILISSQGCIKPEPVLKDTGIRIVELRGNPYEIGYQHGKELKEEIQYFSHRIEKLIIYKTILKTAKELAEEFGKTYPEFKELIEEMKGISNGAEVPYENILLFNLMDEIVLNYYWKISIIGCSAFVFRNKDGNLIIGRNLDYGVFVNELPLCPVIFKYYPEKGNPFISISFPGLVGAYTGISKNLYISINVSQSHKTNIGAPECLITRKIIQYSNSIDEALENALYPYQGLNLLIADDKKAVVLEISPRKKAIRALDKERFLVITNHFQHPEMISEQAEKLIEELPTPVDGTFVRQINTKEREKIIREMISSKEEIDVEYGKEILKNVSTRLTLQSIIYLPFQRKLFIAKNTTSPVSYGEWLEFNLKLLL; encoded by the coding sequence ATGAAGCGAATATTTCTTCTATTATTAGTTCTCATACTAATATCCTCACAAGGCTGTATCAAACCCGAGCCAGTATTAAAGGATACTGGCATAAGGATAGTAGAACTCAGAGGAAACCCCTATGAGATAGGATATCAACATGGAAAAGAATTAAAAGAAGAAATTCAATATTTTAGCCATAGGATTGAAAAACTCATCATATATAAAACCATATTAAAAACTGCCAAAGAACTAGCAGAGGAATTTGGGAAAACTTACCCAGAATTTAAAGAACTCATAGAAGAGATGAAAGGAATATCCAATGGAGCAGAAGTCCCCTATGAAAATATACTCCTTTTCAATCTCATGGATGAAATAGTATTAAATTATTACTGGAAAATATCTATAATTGGTTGCTCTGCCTTTGTATTTAGAAATAAAGATGGAAATCTGATAATAGGAAGAAATCTAGATTATGGTGTATTTGTAAATGAGCTTCCACTATGTCCTGTAATTTTTAAATATTATCCTGAAAAGGGAAATCCATTTATTTCTATATCCTTTCCTGGACTTGTAGGAGCCTACACAGGAATATCTAAAAACCTTTATATATCTATAAATGTATCTCAAAGCCACAAAACCAATATAGGCGCTCCGGAATGTCTCATTACAAGAAAAATAATCCAATATTCTAATAGTATCGATGAGGCATTAGAAAATGCATTATATCCCTATCAAGGTCTAAACCTATTAATTGCTGATGATAAAAAGGCAGTAGTATTAGAGATTAGCCCTAGAAAAAAAGCAATAAGAGCACTTGATAAAGAGAGATTCTTAGTTATAACTAACCACTTTCAACATCCCGAAATGATATCAGAGCAGGCAGAAAAACTCATTGAAGAACTTCCTACTCCGGTAGATGGCACTTTTGTAAGACAGATAAATACTAAGGAAAGAGAAAAGATAATAAGAGAGATGATAAGCTCAAAAGAAGAAATAGATGTGGAATATGGGAAGGAGATTTTAAAAAATGTAAGCACCCGCTTAACATTGCAAAGCATAATATATTTGCCTTTTCAAAGGAAGCTTTTTATTGCCAAAAATACTACTTCTCCTGTAAGTTATGGAGAATGGCTTGAATTTAATTTGAAATTGTTATTATAA
- a CDS encoding DUF2207 domain-containing protein produces the protein MKRFLKIFFILLFLLNFAYAKEYFIREAILTYDILPTGEIKVENKLTYDFSGSFSRAWITIPKGKYSIGEISVGEIIDGIYKGYSYHKETSERIPGTFDVVQEGNQYKITWFYRANNTKKTFVIRYKLENALKVYDDVAEFYWKVWGGDWDIGLPALWTEVNLPSEIKSTNDVLYWLHPNIDGKIGIKKDYKGIVAYAGNIPPHQWVEVRVVFPKSYLTKLDPFKVELASGSGRNLILDEEQRWQKQEIEEEQREVVYIKVFGVFSLLLLFLGIFLPLRIYFKYGREPKVDYERDYEQEPPADIPPAWVEALVNQASTLTPNSIVASTLELARRGYIKIEEEEKRSFLGLKHKEYKIVITNKEIENDLSEELRLLLEELRSFGREFYISELKKKDLSNFKREFDSVVKNYVFKEKKWIIDEGKQKLYILIALWIGLGVLYYLGIFSSALFRNELSFCSVFLWFILFINIVISALFIRPVQRYSEEGKLLALRWKAFRRYLKDFSLISERPPSSLILWEKYLVYGTVLGVAKEVLRAMQMLNVPVDQISWYVPMSTSSAMGLADSIQSFSSSLEDFSSAFSSSVISSTSSGSSGGGGGGGGGGGGGAD, from the coding sequence ATGAAGAGGTTTTTAAAAATTTTTTTTATCCTTCTTTTCCTCTTAAATTTTGCCTATGCTAAGGAGTATTTTATAAGAGAAGCAATACTTACCTATGACATCCTACCTACAGGGGAGATTAAAGTAGAAAATAAATTAACTTATGATTTTTCCGGATCCTTTTCCCGGGCATGGATAACTATTCCAAAAGGAAAGTATAGTATTGGGGAAATTTCTGTTGGAGAGATTATTGATGGGATTTACAAAGGTTATTCTTATCATAAAGAGACTTCAGAAAGAATTCCTGGAACCTTTGATGTGGTTCAAGAGGGCAACCAATATAAAATAACCTGGTTTTATAGAGCTAATAATACCAAAAAAACCTTTGTAATAAGGTATAAGTTAGAAAATGCTTTAAAAGTTTACGATGATGTGGCTGAATTTTATTGGAAGGTATGGGGTGGAGATTGGGATATAGGTCTTCCTGCTTTATGGACAGAAGTAAATTTACCCTCTGAGATTAAATCTACTAATGATGTATTATACTGGCTACACCCTAATATAGATGGAAAGATAGGTATTAAGAAAGATTATAAGGGAATTGTAGCTTATGCAGGAAATATTCCCCCCCATCAGTGGGTAGAAGTAAGGGTTGTATTTCCTAAGAGTTATTTGACTAAGCTTGATCCCTTTAAAGTAGAATTAGCTTCAGGAAGTGGAAGAAATCTTATATTAGATGAGGAACAAAGATGGCAAAAACAGGAGATTGAAGAAGAGCAGAGAGAGGTTGTATACATAAAAGTTTTTGGTGTATTTTCTCTTTTGTTACTTTTTTTAGGCATTTTCTTACCCCTACGGATATATTTTAAGTATGGAAGAGAGCCAAAGGTAGATTATGAAAGGGATTACGAGCAGGAGCCTCCAGCGGATATCCCACCCGCATGGGTTGAGGCTTTAGTAAATCAAGCTTCTACTTTAACTCCTAACTCCATAGTGGCCTCAACTCTTGAGCTCGCAAGAAGAGGTTATATAAAGATTGAGGAAGAAGAAAAGCGAAGCTTTTTAGGACTAAAACATAAGGAATATAAGATCGTAATTACTAATAAAGAGATAGAAAATGATCTTTCGGAAGAGTTAAGGCTTCTTCTTGAGGAGTTAAGAAGTTTTGGAAGAGAATTTTATATATCGGAATTGAAAAAGAAAGACCTTTCTAATTTCAAGAGAGAGTTTGACAGTGTTGTAAAAAACTATGTTTTTAAAGAGAAAAAGTGGATTATTGATGAGGGAAAGCAAAAGCTTTATATCTTAATTGCTCTTTGGATTGGACTTGGAGTTTTATACTATTTGGGAATTTTCTCTTCTGCTCTTTTTAGAAATGAGCTTTCTTTTTGCAGCGTATTTTTATGGTTTATTCTTTTTATAAATATAGTGATCTCTGCTTTATTCATACGTCCTGTACAGAGATATTCGGAGGAAGGAAAGCTTTTAGCCCTAAGATGGAAGGCATTTAGAAGATATCTTAAGGATTTTTCTTTAATCTCTGAGCGTCCTCCTTCATCCTTGATCTTATGGGAGAAATATTTAGTTTACGGAACAGTTCTTGGAGTTGCTAAAGAAGTTTTAAGGGCTATGCAAATGCTTAATGTGCCTGTAGATCAGATAAGCTGGTATGTTCCTATGTCCACCTCCTCTGCTATGGGACTTGCTGATTCAATTCAGAGCTTTAGCTCATCTCTTGAAGATTTTAGTAGTGCCTTTTCAAGTAGTGTTATATCCTCTACTTCCTCTGGTTCTTCGGGAGGAGGTGGCGGTGGAGGAGGGGGAGGAGGCGGAGGTGCAGATTAA